A single genomic interval of Aureliella helgolandensis harbors:
- a CDS encoding polysaccharide lyase, whose protein sequence is MLILVRSMVLVVGLVALVGCGPEGSRQEEEAYLRTIMSGTLIPYSHLDVPSRDNVKIVLEKAEASLALRLFPGQPKLHGGIRAEVSVDFPFSEHDSISYSWRFKFDETFVSDTPENRWWVIGQWHDQPDANQSETWENFRSHSPPVSLGIGEVDGTLALALTHGPTRDGLEQISTEPVPIERGVWYKIETRIHWSQISNGRVEVLLNDFPEASLIGSGPNMNNAYRHYLKVGMYRHPEIESENQIYIDDLSVSEWNGG, encoded by the coding sequence TTGCTTATCTTGGTCAGGAGCATGGTGTTGGTGGTGGGGCTGGTCGCGCTCGTCGGGTGCGGGCCTGAGGGCAGCCGCCAGGAGGAAGAGGCCTACCTGAGGACTATCATGTCGGGCACTCTTATTCCGTATTCCCATTTGGATGTCCCTTCTCGCGACAATGTGAAAATCGTTCTTGAGAAAGCAGAGGCCTCCTTAGCACTTCGGCTTTTCCCCGGTCAACCGAAATTACACGGGGGCATCAGGGCCGAAGTTAGTGTTGATTTTCCCTTTTCCGAGCATGATTCAATCTCCTATTCCTGGAGATTCAAATTCGACGAGACCTTTGTTTCCGACACTCCCGAAAATCGCTGGTGGGTGATCGGGCAGTGGCATGATCAACCGGATGCCAACCAGAGCGAGACTTGGGAAAACTTTCGCTCTCACAGCCCGCCGGTATCCTTAGGGATCGGAGAAGTGGATGGAACGCTGGCCTTGGCTCTGACCCATGGGCCAACTCGAGACGGGCTAGAACAGATCTCAACCGAGCCGGTGCCGATCGAGCGGGGAGTTTGGTACAAGATCGAAACGCGGATTCATTGGTCCCAGATTTCCAACGGTCGCGTGGAGGTCTTGTTAAACGATTTTCCCGAAGCCAGCTTAATTGGGAGTGGTCCCAACATGAATAATGCCTATCGCCACTATCTGAAGGTTGGCATGTATCGCCATCCCGAGATCGAAAGTGAAAACCAAATTTATATCGACGACCTTTCCGTGAGCGAGTGGAACGGCGGATAG